The DNA region GCTTCGGCAGCTCGGTGAACGAGATCTCCTCGGTCTCCGAGAGCTCCTCCTCTATGATCTCGTTGCACAGCTCGATGCACTCGTCACAGATGTAGACGCCCGGTCCGGCGATGAGCTTCTTCACCTGCTTCTGCGACTTGCCGCAGAAGCTGCACTTGAGGAGCTCGGATCCCTCGTACTTCGCCAACCTGCTCTCCCCTACCCGGCTTCGGCGGTCTTCACGGCCGTCAAGGACCTGCTCTCGAGGATCTTGTCGATCACACCGTACTCGTGCGCCTCGTCGGCGCCCATCCAATAGTCGCGCTCGGTGTCGTCACGCACTCTCTCGATGTCCTGGCCGGTCTGCATGGCGAGGAGCTGATTGATCTCCTCCCGCGTCTTCAGGATCTCTCGGGCGTGGATCTCGATGTCGGTCGCCTGGCCTCCGAGCCCCGAGATGTGCGGCTGGTGGAGCATGATCCGGGAATGCGGCAGGGCGAAGCGCTTGCCCGTGGCGCCACCTGCGAGCAGCACCGCCGCCGCGGAAGCCGCCAAGCCCATGCAATAGGTGGCGACGTCCGGCTTGATGAACTGCATCGTGTCGTATATCGCCATGAGGGCGTACGTCGATCCGCCGGGCGAGTTGATGTACATGGCGATGTCCTTGTCAGGGTCCTCGCCTTCGAGGTGGAGGAGCTGCGCCATGATGAGGTTGGAGACCGTGTCGTCGATCGGGGTCCCGAGGAACACGATGCGCTCTTTCAGGAGCCTGCTGTAGATGTCGAACGCCCGCTCCCCTCGCGGTGTCTGCTCGACGACCGTCGGCACCAGGTAGTTCACGGGCGAGTTCGGTGGGTGATGCTCAATCATCTGGCTCCGTTTCAGATCCATGCTCGTCTCCGTCGTCTTCGCCCCGCTGGCCTTCTTCGTTTCGTTCGGGGGTCTCGAGGTCGACCGGATCGCCATTGCCGTCGACGGGCGTCGCGGCTTCAACAATGTGTTCGAGCGCTTTCCTCCGCAGGATATCACCGGCGAGCAGGTCCACTTGACCACTGGCGGCGAGCGTCGCCCGGAGGTCGCCGGCGTCGCGGCCCGTCGCCTGGGACATCTCCGTGATGGCCGCATCGATCTCGTCCTCGGTCGCCTCGATGCCTGCTGCCGCGGCGACAGACTCCAGCAGGATCCGGCTGCGCAGGGCGCGCTCCGAGCGTGCCTCGAGGTCCGCGATCAGCCCGTCCTGGTCCTGTCCCGTGATGCGCAGGTAGTTGTCGAGGTCGAGGCCCTGGTTCTCGAGCGTGTGGAAGAGGTTGTGCACCGAGGCCTCGGTCTCGGCGTCGATGAGGCCGCGAGGGATCTCGACGTCCAGCTCGTCGATGAGCGCTGTGAGGAGCCCATCGCGGAAGTCCCGCGCCGCAACGGCTCGCTTCATGCTGCGCGTCCCATCCGCCAGCTGCTCGCGCAACTCGACCACGGTGTCGAACTCCGTCACGTCGGACACCCAGTCGTCCGTCACGACTGGGAGCTTCTTGCCCCGCACCTCTTTGACCAGCACGCGCAGCCGGACTTCGTCGGGTCCCTCGAAGCCTTCCGGCAGGGTCGCCGGTCCCTCGCGGATGTCCCCGGCGGAGGCGCCGATCAGGAGATCGTCCAGTCCGGCTATGAACGATCGAGAT from Acidimicrobiia bacterium includes:
- a CDS encoding ATP-dependent Clp protease proteolytic subunit encodes the protein MIEHHPPNSPVNYLVPTVVEQTPRGERAFDIYSRLLKERIVFLGTPIDDTVSNLIMAQLLHLEGEDPDKDIAMYINSPGGSTYALMAIYDTMQFIKPDVATYCMGLAASAAAVLLAGGATGKRFALPHSRIMLHQPHISGLGGQATDIEIHAREILKTREEINQLLAMQTGQDIERVRDDTERDYWMGADEAHEYGVIDKILESRSLTAVKTAEAG
- the tig gene encoding trigger factor, which translates into the protein MQTTVTEAGRFERLLTLRVDEAELESAKGVAARKLSKSMKIKGFRPGKAPRAIVERMVGAETLRSEAIDEALPDLVGSALSETALSPVTTPRVVSIRDANGGVEVDVRVTLWPTADTVPDYEGRKIDVGSFEVDDDEIDRQIERLRDQFAELETVNRVADEGDFVMINLSAEANGKPLEEVAANDLLYEVGSRSFIAGLDDLLIGASAGDIREGPATLPEGFEGPDEVRLRVLVKEVRGKKLPVVTDDWVSDVTEFDTVVELREQLADGTRSMKRAVAARDFRDGLLTALIDELDVEIPRGLIDAETEASVHNLFHTLENQGLDLDNYLRITGQDQDGLIADLEARSERALRSRILLESVAAAAGIEATEDEIDAAITEMSQATGRDAGDLRATLAASGQVDLLAGDILRRKALEHIVEAATPVDGNGDPVDLETPERNEEGQRGEDDGDEHGSETEPDD